GTGGCGCTCGGTATGTTGGCCGCGCTGGCCGCGCTTTTTCCCTGGGAGCTGGGCGAGAAAGCCGATCCCTTTGCGCCGGCGCCGCCCGGAATAAAACCGGAATGGTATTTTCTCTTCATGTTTCAGACCTTGAAGTACGTTCCTGCGAAAATACTCTTCCTGGATGGCGAGGTGCTGGGTATCCTGGCATTCGGACTGGTCGGCGTGTTTTGGCTGTTGGTGCCGTTTCTGGACCGCCATCCGGAGGCAGGAGGCCGGACGCGTTGGTTCACGGTATTCGGCTGGCTGGCGCTGGCTTTCATCGTTGTCATGTCGCTGCTTGCCTATGTTGTGCCCCAGACGTTTTGACCCCCCGCATCTCACTTGCACGAACACGAGAGGCGAAGCCGCCATGAAAAAAATATTTTTCCCGCTGCTTCTGGGACTCAGTCTGGCTCATGCCCAAACGCCGCCGGAAAGCAGTTGTCTCATTTGCCACCGGCAGCTCGAGGCCGAACTCCTGGCACCGGTCACGGCATGGGCGAATGACATTCATGCCGGCAGCGGCCTGGGTTGTGAGAGCTGTCACGGTGGCAACCCCAGCCCTGCAGTGGCCGACGACCCGGAAGCCGCGATGAGTCGCGCGGCCGGTTACCGCGGCAAGCCCGCCCGCACGAGCATTCCCCGGTTGTGCGCCTCCTGTCACAGTGATCCGGCCGTTATCAAAAAATACAACCCGGCGTTGCCGACCGATCAATTGGCCAGTTATCGCACCAGCCGTCATGGCGAGCTGCTGTTCCAGAAGGGCGATGACAAGGTCGCGGTGTGCAGTGACTGCCATGGCTCGCACGGCATTCTGGCGGCGGGCGACTCACGTTCGCCGGTCTATCCCTTGAATGTGCCCGCCACCTGCGGGCGCTGCCACGCCGATGCTGGCTACATGGCTGGCTATGGCATCGGGGTGGGGCAAGTCGCAGACTACGAGGCGAGCGTGCATGGTGAGGCCTTGCTGCGCAAACGTGATACAGCCGCGCCGGCCTGCAATGACTGTCATGGCAATCACGGCGCCATTCCGCCCGAAGTGAAAAACATCTCGCACGTGTGTGGGCGCTGTCATTTCAACAACGCCGGTCTGTTTGCCAGGAGCCCGCATGCGCAGCCCTTTGAAGAAATGGGACTGGCGCAGTGTGAGACCTGCCACGGCAATCACAACATCACCGCGCCCACGGATGCCCGTCTCGATCCCACGGGCAGCGAATTTGCCTGTGGCAGTTGCCACGAGCCGGAAAGCGCCGGCTGGAAAAATGGCGCCGAAATGTTTGCGATTTTGCACGCGATGAAAAGTAAAATCGCGACCGCGGACAGCCTGGTGCGCCGAGCGGAGCGCGCCGGCATGGAAGTGAGCGAGGCCAAATTCATCATTTCCGCCGCGAATGATGAACTCATCAAGGCCCGCACCCAGGTGCACACTTTTCGATCCGCGCTGCTGCAGGAGAGATCGAAGACGGGAGTTGATCTGGCGAATCAGGCGGTCGGGCTGGGCCGCGCCGCCCTGCAGGAGTTACAGTATCGCCGCCAGGGGCTGGCGGTTTCCATGGTCATCATTTTCGCCGTGGCCGCCGCACTGTATGCGAAAATTCGACGCAAAGACCGGGAGTGGCAGCAATCACAGGAGCGTGGCTGAGCTTTGTTCGCCTGATCCGTGCGCGGCACTGTCGCCGTGGCCCCGGTGCAACCCTCGGTGTCATGATCCAGCACAAAAATCCTCCCGCGAAAGCGAAGTCCCACGGAAAACGTCGTTTTGCGGGAGAAAAACGTGACATCTTCGGCAAGCGGGCGATCTCATGGAGGGTTGCATGGCGGAGCGCAAGGTCTCAGTGTTGTGTGCCCACTCAAAAAGTAACTCTGAACGAGTCAACCGCCACGACTCATGCTGATTGGAATCGTGTGCGCGTCTCAGCGTGCGATGGCACCCTCCTCCACGCCAGGTGGCGAGCCTGTCGGGGCCGGGCGGGAGGTGGGCTTGTTCCCTGCGCTTTTCTTGAGTTGGCATTGCAGCGCTGACGAATAACGCCGTATCGTTCGAAACCCTTTGACCATTCTCCGGAGAAAAGTGGTATGGAAAACACGATCGCGAACTCGCGCAAGCTTCCCGGTTCGTTTTACAATCTCATCAGTATTGCGGGCGCGGCCATTGCGGGCTTCAGCTTCGTCGCCATTTTGTTTCTTTTTATCGTCGATTTTTTCCTGCAAACCTCGACGCCCTACCTCGGCATCATCAATTATCTGGTTTTCCCCGTATTTTTGATTTTGGGATTGCTGCTGGTGCCAATCGGCATGTGGCGCGAGCATCGCCGGCGTGCCAGCTCCCATGCCCTGCCGAGCCTGCCGCGGATCGATCTCAACCTTCCCCACCACCGCCGCATGTTCCTGCTCTCGGTGTCGGTGACCAGCCTCTTTCTCCTGTTGACCGGGGTGGGCAGCTATCAAGCCTACGAGTTTACCGAGTCCACCCAGTTTTGCGGCACCATCTGCCACACGGTGATGGAGCCGGAATACACCGCCTACCAGGACTCACCCCATGCGCGCGTCACGTGCACCGGCTGTCACGTCGGCCCGGGTGCCGGCTGGTATGTGCAATCGAAGCTCTCCGGCCTGTATCAAGTGTACTCCGTGGCTTTCAACAAATACCCGCGGCCGATTCCAACGCCGATCACCAACCTGCGGCCGGCGCGCGAGACCTGCGAGCAATGCCACTGGCCGCAGGCCTTTTTTGGATCCAAGCAAAGCGAGCGCGTGCACTTCATGAAGGACGAGGCCAACACGCGCTGGACCTACAACCTGCTCATCAAGATCGGCGGCGGCAGCCCGGAGCTCGGGCACACTTCCGGCATTCACTGGCACATGAACATCGCCAACAAGATTGAATACCTGCCCGCCGATGAATCCCGCGAAGTGATTCCCTGGGTGCGTGCGACCAACGCCAAAGGCGAGGTGACGGTGTACACCTCCGATCCCGGTCTGCTGGACGCCGCCGCCATTGACGAGAGCAAGCTGCGGGTGATGGATTGCATCGATTGCCACAACCGCCCCACGCACATCTTCAAATCGCCCAACATTGCGGTGAACGCCGCGCTGAATTACGGCCGGCTTGACCCAACGCTGCCGATGATCAAAGCCGCCGCCGTGGACGCACTGCTGCCGGAATATCCCAGCATGGAAGCGGCACTGGCTGCAATCGATTCTTCGCTGCATGCCTTTTATGAGCAAAACTATCCGGAAGTGGCGGCAACGAAGGCCGCGCAAATCAACGCCGCGGTGGCAAGCGTGCAAAGTATCTACGCCAGGAACAATTTCCCCAGGATGAAGGCGGGCTGGCGCAACTATCCGGATCACATCGGCCACTATCTCAGCCCCGGCTGCCATCGCTGCCACGACGGGTTGCACAAAAGCGCCGAGGGCAAGACCATCACGCGGGATTGCAACGCCTGTCATCTCATCATCGCCCAGGGCGACGGCAAAACTGTTCAGGAAAGCAACCTGAACGGGCTGGAATTCCGCCATCCGGTTGATATCGGCGACGCCTGGACGGAGACCAGTTGTCATGAATGCCACGGCCTCGCCGCCGGCATGTAGCGTGTGGCTCCGATGGACTGAACGGTGGTTGCCGTTACCGAAGCAGCCCTGGTGGTGCGCGAGCACGGCCGGGGCTTTTGTTTTCGCAAGAAAAAGAAAAAACGTCCCCCAAATTCTCAAAAATGAAAAAATCCAATCTTCAGATCGTCGGCTGGAGGGGAAGCGCTATTGTTTTACTGCAACTAAAGCCGGCCAGTCTTCAGCCGGGAAGTGCAGCATGCTTTTTGCAAAATGTTGTTACCATCTCTTGCAGCTTTGCTGCCCCCCTGGTTCAGGAGAAAAGGGTGGTGTGGCCAGCAGGGCGTCACGCATTCGACTGTGAGGTGTCAGCCTTGTGTTTGGAAACAGCAGTCGTCGCACAAGTGATCGGGCCTCGGCTCATGGTTTGGTCGCGAATCGCGAATGATTGTCATGTGAATGCTATGCACTTGTGCGACGCTGCAGCTTGACGGCCGGGCAGGAGGGTAGTTCACCGGGGAATGTGCACCGGCCGGGGCGAGATACGTGTTGCCGCACCTTTTTCCACCTTCACTGAACCAAGGGAGGTTCCTATGCCGGATTGCAATGCCACGATTTGGCAGACGATGCAGGCCAAGGGATACACCCGCCGTGAGTTCCTGAGGTTTTGCAGCTTCGCTGCCGGGCTGGCCGGGATCGAAGCCACCGGCCTGGCGCGCGTCGTTCACGCCTTCGAGAAAAAACCGAGACCTGCAGTCGTCTGGCTTCACTTTCAGGAGTGCACCTGCTGCAGCGAATCCTTCATCCGTTCCTCCCACCCGCTGGTTGCTGACATCGTGCTCGACAAACTCTCGCTGGACTACACCGAGACCCTGCAGGCCGCCGCCGGCCATCAGGCGGAAAAGTGTTTGCACGACACCATCACCAATTATGCCGGCCAATACATTCTGCTGGTCGAGGGCTCGGTGCCGATGAAGGATGACGGCGTCTACTGCATGATCGGCGGCCGCGCGGCGGAAGACATCCTGCTGGAATGCGCCAAAGAGGCCGCGGCGGTCATCGCCTGGGGCAGTTGTGCCTCCAACGGCTGCATCCAGGGTGCCAAACCCAATCCCACCAATGCCACGCCGATTCACAAAATCATCAGCAAACCCGTGATCAACGTGCCCGGCTGCCCGCCGATCGCCGATGTCATGACCGGCGTGGTGACGCATCTTCTGGTTTACGGCCGCGCACCCGCGCTCGACGGCCAGGGCCGGCCCAGGGAGTTTTACGGCCGCCGCGTGCATGATACCTGCTACCGCCGGCCGTACTATGATGCCGGTTTGTTCGTGGAAAGGTGGGACGATGAAAAAGCCCGCAAGGGCTACTGTCTCTACAAAATGGGATGCCGCGGCCCGGTGACCTACAATGCCTGCTCCGTCACCCGCTGGAACAACGGCGTGAGCTATCCCATTCAATCCGGGCACGGCTGCATTGGCTGCAGTGAGAACGGCTTTTGGGATAATGGGCCGTTCTACCGCCACCTGGCCAGCTTCCCGGGCTTCGGCATCGAGAGCACGGCCGACACCATTGGCACGGTGGTGGGCGTGGCTGCCGCCGCGGGCGTCACGGCACATGCCATCGTGACCAACATCCGCAAACGCCAGCTCATCAGTGAGCACAT
The window above is part of the candidate division KSB1 bacterium genome. Proteins encoded here:
- a CDS encoding NapC/NirT family cytochrome c gives rise to the protein MENTIANSRKLPGSFYNLISIAGAAIAGFSFVAILFLFIVDFFLQTSTPYLGIINYLVFPVFLILGLLLVPIGMWREHRRRASSHALPSLPRIDLNLPHHRRMFLLSVSVTSLFLLLTGVGSYQAYEFTESTQFCGTICHTVMEPEYTAYQDSPHARVTCTGCHVGPGAGWYVQSKLSGLYQVYSVAFNKYPRPIPTPITNLRPARETCEQCHWPQAFFGSKQSERVHFMKDEANTRWTYNLLIKIGGGSPELGHTSGIHWHMNIANKIEYLPADESREVIPWVRATNAKGEVTVYTSDPGLLDAAAIDESKLRVMDCIDCHNRPTHIFKSPNIAVNAALNYGRLDPTLPMIKAAAVDALLPEYPSMEAALAAIDSSLHAFYEQNYPEVAATKAAQINAAVASVQSIYARNNFPRMKAGWRNYPDHIGHYLSPGCHRCHDGLHKSAEGKTITRDCNACHLIIAQGDGKTVQESNLNGLEFRHPVDIGDAWTETSCHECHGLAAGM
- a CDS encoding cytochrome c3 family protein, which encodes MKKIFFPLLLGLSLAHAQTPPESSCLICHRQLEAELLAPVTAWANDIHAGSGLGCESCHGGNPSPAVADDPEAAMSRAAGYRGKPARTSIPRLCASCHSDPAVIKKYNPALPTDQLASYRTSRHGELLFQKGDDKVAVCSDCHGSHGILAAGDSRSPVYPLNVPATCGRCHADAGYMAGYGIGVGQVADYEASVHGEALLRKRDTAAPACNDCHGNHGAIPPEVKNISHVCGRCHFNNAGLFARSPHAQPFEEMGLAQCETCHGNHNITAPTDARLDPTGSEFACGSCHEPESAGWKNGAEMFAILHAMKSKIATADSLVRRAERAGMEVSEAKFIISAANDELIKARTQVHTFRSALLQERSKTGVDLANQAVGLGRAALQELQYRRQGLAVSMVIIFAVAAALYAKIRRKDREWQQSQERG
- a CDS encoding hydrogenase small subunit; protein product: MPDCNATIWQTMQAKGYTRREFLRFCSFAAGLAGIEATGLARVVHAFEKKPRPAVVWLHFQECTCCSESFIRSSHPLVADIVLDKLSLDYTETLQAAAGHQAEKCLHDTITNYAGQYILLVEGSVPMKDDGVYCMIGGRAAEDILLECAKEAAAVIAWGSCASNGCIQGAKPNPTNATPIHKIISKPVINVPGCPPIADVMTGVVTHLLVYGRAPALDGQGRPREFYGRRVHDTCYRRPYYDAGLFVERWDDEKARKGYCLYKMGCRGPVTYNACSVTRWNNGVSYPIQSGHGCIGCSENGFWDNGPFYRHLASFPGFGIESTADTIGTVVGVAAAAGVTAHAIVTNIRKRQLISEHMEESVTDRKAKGGER